A window of Halobacillus naozhouensis genomic DNA:
GTGCGGGCGTGGTCTGAATCGAGCCGTTGAGCTGTCGTCTCGATCGCATTCGGCTTGTTCTTCTCTTGTTCATAAGTGGTAATAAAGGCATCAGGATTCGTTTGAAGGGCTTCTAATCGTAACGTTCGATATGTACTGGCATCATTTCCTGAAAGTGGACGAATAATCATTTGCAAATTCCCCCTTTGATTTCAAATAAGAATAGCGAATATGTATGATAATGTAAAGAGGGGATAGAACTTTTATAAGAAAAAGGTGATCGAATGACAGAAAAGGAGAAAATGTTGAAAGGTGAGCTCTATCAATCGTGGGATGAAGAACTCGTTCTCGACCGCACACGAGCCAGGCAAATTGTGTATTCCTTTAATCAATCAAAGCCGACAGAAAACCATCACAGGGAGCAGATGCTGCAGAGTCTGCTTGGAAGTGCAGGGGAAGAAGTTTTTATAGAACCATCATTTCATTGCGATTATGGCTATAATATTCATGTAGGAGAGCAGTTTTTTGCCAATTTTAACTGTGTGTTTCTGGATGTGTGTCCGATCACGATTGGAGATCGAGTGATGCTCGGACCGAATGTACAAATATATACGGCGACACATCCAATGGATCGGGAAACAAGAGCCAGCGGCCTTGAGTTTGGAAAACCGGTAACGATTGGCAGTGACGTATGGATTGGTGGCAGTGCCATCATTAACCCTGGTGTAACGATTGGTGATAATGTCGTCATTGGTTCTGGAGCGGTGGTTACGAAAGATATCCCGGCAAATGTATTTGTCGGAGGGAACCCGGCTAAAATTATTCGTGAGGTAGAGTAAGGGGTAATGCTGGTCGAAGCCGGATTTTTTCGTTATCATATGAAAGGATGCAAGCATATATGTATTGTGAAATATGAGGAAAGGGTTTGGAGCTATGATTAAACGAAAA
This region includes:
- a CDS encoding sugar O-acetyltransferase; translation: MTEKEKMLKGELYQSWDEELVLDRTRARQIVYSFNQSKPTENHHREQMLQSLLGSAGEEVFIEPSFHCDYGYNIHVGEQFFANFNCVFLDVCPITIGDRVMLGPNVQIYTATHPMDRETRASGLEFGKPVTIGSDVWIGGSAIINPGVTIGDNVVIGSGAVVTKDIPANVFVGGNPAKIIREVE